The Candidatus Margulisiibacteriota bacterium DNA segment AGACTACTAAAATATATTCTGCCGATAACGTCCTGCTTGCCGATCTGCATAAAGAAGAGAACAGGGTTGTTGTTCATTTGTCCGATATTTCACAAAATCTTAAAACGGCTCTTGTTGCCATGGAAGATAGCCGGTTTTATAGGCATCACGGTATTGATATTCGTGCCATTTTTCGTGCGTTATCAAAAGATATCATAAAAAGAAAAGCTGTTGAAGGCGCTAGTACCTTAACTCAGCAGCTTGCCAGAAATGTTTTTTTGACCAAAGAAAAGACCTTGTCTCGTAAACTAGGCGAAATTGTCCTGGCCTTTCAGATTGAAAGAAAATACACAAAAGAAGAAATAATGGAGATGTACCTTAACCAGGTATACTGGGGACATAATGCTTACGGAATAGAGTCTGCTTCACAATTGTATTTCGGTAAACATGCCAGCAATCTTTCATTAGCGGAAAGCGCTATGCTGGTTGGTTTATTAAAAGGTCCGGAGATTTATTCTCCCTATAAAGATATGAACGCTGCTAAGGAGCGCCAGGAATCAGTATTGGGAAGATTGATAACTTTAGGATACATTACCGAAGCTCAGGGTGCTGAAGGCCTTAATCAGCCGATAGTCTTAGCAGGGTTAAAGAAAGTCCAGTACAGAGCTCCTTATTTTACAAGTTATGTCATTGACCAGTTAATCAGGATGCTTGGAGAAAATGAAGTTTACAGCAGCGGTATGAAAGTTTATACGACACTTGATTATCAACTTCAGCAATATGCAGAAAATGCAGTACAAAGGGCTATAGATCGAGTGGGACGAACTTCATCTGCTAATTTTTCTGAAGCAGCTTTGCTTAGTATTAATCCGAGAACCGGCTATATTCTGGGTATGGTTGGCGGGAAAGATTATTTGAATAGTGAATTCAATAGGGCGACTCAGTCTTATCGGCAGCCAGGTTCTGCATTTAAGCCATTTGCTTATTTAAGTGCATTGGATCGAGGGTTATCTCCTGGAACGGTTATGGATGACTCGGCAGTTACCTATAATACTTATGACGGGGCATATGTTCCTCAAAACTACGACAAGCAATATAGCGGTTCTATGCCGCTGAGACGGGCTCTGGAATTATCTAAGAATGTTGTTGCCGTTAAAATTAGCGATTTAATCGGTGCGAACAGTATTATTGATACTGCAAAAAACCTTGGTATTAACAGCAAGCTCCAGAATATTCTTTCATTGCCTTTAGGTGCTTGTGAAGTGTCGATGATGGAAATGGCTTATGCTTATGGGGTATTAGCAAATAGAGGTATTAAGACAAAGCCGATATCGATATTTCGAATTGAAGACAGGAATGGTATTGAAATATACAGAAATCGTGTTGAAACTTCGCATGTTTTTAATGAAAATATGGTCAATGTACTTGTCGATATGATGAAAGGCGTAATCCTGAATGGAACTGGCAGAGGGGCGGCACTTCCTCGTCCAAT contains these protein-coding regions:
- a CDS encoding penicillin-binding protein, encoding MVFESRRGIGKVSKSPRKSKGTSYRGNAARRNSFPGTFFKSLLIALAIGLFILLGAGIYGFNMIKGLPEVDKIAVNIPNETTKIYSADNVLLADLHKEENRVVVHLSDISQNLKTALVAMEDSRFYRHHGIDIRAIFRALSKDIIKRKAVEGASTLTQQLARNVFLTKEKTLSRKLGEIVLAFQIERKYTKEEIMEMYLNQVYWGHNAYGIESASQLYFGKHASNLSLAESAMLVGLLKGPEIYSPYKDMNAAKERQESVLGRLITLGYITEAQGAEGLNQPIVLAGLKKVQYRAPYFTSYVIDQLIRMLGENEVYSSGMKVYTTLDYQLQQYAENAVQRAIDRVGRTSSANFSEAALLSINPRTGYILGMVGGKDYLNSEFNRATQSYRQPGSAFKPFAYLSALDRGLSPGTVMDDSAVTYNTYDGAYVPQNYDKQYSGSMPLRRALELSKNVVAVKISDLIGANSIIDTAKNLGINSKLQNILSLPLGACEVSMMEMAYAYGVLANRGIKTKPISIFRIEDRNGIEIYRNRVETSHVFNENMVNVLVDMMKGVILNGTGRGAALPRPMAGKTGTTSDYKDAWFIGFVPQMVTSTWVGNDNNTPMNNVTGGGVPAKIWRDYMKNALQNIPVMDFPKPKDLIPVKICWDSGLKATEYCRTDRVSVEKFWKDKVPDDYCNVHFAKKNGNAKPGVNWLDEFFGENNNNEMSEPEPQEPTTNREDMDQPE